In Pseudonocardia sp. DSM 110487, the sequence GCTCGACCGCGCGCCGCACCGCTTCATCGACGTGCACGAGGGCCTCGACGCCACCCTCGTCATGTTCGGTCGCAAGCTCGCGCCCCCGGAGTCCGGTGCGGAGGCCGGCATCGCGATCGTCAAGGAGTACGACCGGACGCTGCCCCAGATCCCGGCCTACCCCGCCGAGCTCAACCAGGTCTGGACGAACATCATCGACAACGCGATCGACGCCATGGGCGGCACGGGGACGCTCACCGTCCGCACCGGCCGCATCGACGACGACTGCATCTTCGTGGAGATCGGCGACACCGGGCCGGGCATACCGCCCGACGTCCGGCGGCGGATCTTCGAGCCGTTCTTCACGACGAAGCCGGTCGGGCGCGGCACCGGCCTCGGGCTGGACGTGAGCTACCGGGTCGTGGTCAACCGGCACCGGGGCGACATCACCGTCACGTCCGAGCCGGGCGACACCCGCTTCCGGGTGCGCCTGCCGATCACGGAGGAGCCCGCCACGTGACGATGCAGATCCCGCTCGCGTCGGCCGGCGCCGTCCTCGCGTCCGACGCAGGCCGGGCCGTCGGCCTGAAGCTGGGGCCGCACGAGGTCACCTCCGATCACGCCACCTCCGGGGCGGGTGCCGGTCCGACCCCGCTCGAGCTCATGACCGGCGCGCTCGCGGCGTGCAGCGCGATGTCGGCGCGCACCCATCTCGAGCGCGACGGCGATCCGGGGGACATCGAGGTGATCGTCACCCTCGACGCGGGCCCGCCCACGTTGCTCTACCGGCGGGTGCTGCTCGGGTTCCGGCTCGACCGCGACGAGGCGCATCGCCTCGCCGACGCGCTCGAGCGCACCGAGGTGACGATGATGCTCAAGCCCGCGTTTTCCATCCGGACGCAGATCGAGCATGCCGGGGAGCCGCTCGCGTAAATTCCATTGAATTAGGGCATGCTGGCCGGCATGGGTGTTCTCTATGTCGGTTCCGGTCCCTATTGCTACGCGAATTCTCTCGCGATGGTCCTCGGTGTGGACGGCCCGCCGCCGTCGGCGATCGAGGTGCTCAGCGGCTCGCCGTTCGGGTTCCACCCCGGCGGCGGGCTGGCGTGGTTCGACCCGCTGGGCTGGGATCCGGACCGAGGCGTCGACACGGCCCTCGACCTGCTGGGATGGACCTGCGAGCGGGCATCGGGTGGCTCGGCGGCCGACGCCGTGGAGCGGTTGCGGGCCGCCGACGGCCCGGTGTTCGTCGGACCGGTGGAGTTCGGCCTACTACTGCACCACCCGGGATCCGGGCAGGTCCTCGACTCCGACCACTTCATGGTCGTCACCGCCGTGACCGACGGTGTCGTCCATTTTCACGACCCGCACGGATTTCCGTTCGCCACGCTACCCGTCGACGAATTCGTGGCGGCCTGGGAATCGGTCACGTTCGAATATCCCGCCGAGCCGTTCACGATGCGCTCGCGGTTCCGTCGCGTCCGGGAGGTCCCCGTCACCGACGCGCTGCGCGCATCCCTGCCCAATGCGCGACGCCTGCTCGACGACGGGAGCGCAGGCGCGGCCGTCGAGCGGTTTGCCTGCCTCGTCGCCGCCGGGCTGAGCCCGCGGCACGAGGCGCACCTCGTCCACTTCGCGGTCCGGGTCGGCGCCCGCCGCCTCGCCGACGCAGCGGTGTGGCTCGGCCGGCTCGGCCTCGCCGGTGCGGCGGTTGTCGCGGAGGAGCAGGCGCGGCTCGTCGGCGGCCTGCAGTACCCGCTGGTACGGGGCGACCGGGAGCGCGTGATGGAACTGCTCGGTCTCCTCGCACCAACCTACGCCGCGCTGTGCGCGGAGCTCGCGGTCGCCGACGGCGTGACCACATAGGGCTCGCCGAGCGCGGTCGTCACTCGTGCGAGATCGGTAGGGCGTCGGACAACGGGGTACGAGGCCGGAACGCGCGCCGAGTGGCGATGGAGAAGGGGATGGGTCGGATGGTCGAGATCACGGGGAGTGCAGCGATCGAGCGGGATTCGACCGAGCGGCTCGAGCGGAGCCTGCGGGAGCTGCTCGCCACGCTGATCGACCGCGCGTTCGGGCTCGCCCTGGACGCCGTGGAGGGCCTCGCCCGCCAGCTGGACGAGGTTGCCGCCCGGGGAGGGCTCCCACTGAACGCACTGCTCGGCGGGGCCGTAGCCCTCTTCGAGGGGCGTAGCCCGCTCTGGGGCGCGGTCAGGGGCGCGTTCGCGGCGATGAGCCCGGCGGCGAAGGGTGCTTCGATCGCCGCCCTGATCCTCGCGCTGCTCCTGGTGCCGCTGACCGTCGTTCTCCTGCTGCTCGCCCTGATCGGCCTCGCCGTGTGGGGCGCGATCAGGGCTGCCCGGCGGTGATCCTCTCTCCTCCATTCAGCCGGATTTGCCGCAGCATTCGGAGCAA encodes:
- a CDS encoding OsmC family protein produces the protein MQIPLASAGAVLASDAGRAVGLKLGPHEVTSDHATSGAGAGPTPLELMTGALAACSAMSARTHLERDGDPGDIEVIVTLDAGPPTLLYRRVLLGFRLDRDEAHRLADALERTEVTMMLKPAFSIRTQIEHAGEPLA